The Deltaproteobacteria bacterium genome window below encodes:
- the ccsA gene encoding cytochrome c biogenesis protein CcsA: MSLLGTTHLIFMVAALLTFAVSFLVGLLYLFQEGRLKKQRPIPPWFQRIPSQEIMDRIHYKVLSVGFLLLSLGMLFGAFLSKKVFGRFFTDDPRQIASLFTWAIYAFFLNVRIRSGWRGRRGILLSLIGFMTVVLIFLGIHHRGL; encoded by the coding sequence ATGAGCCTGCTTGGGACAACCCATTTGATCTTTATGGTGGCGGCCCTTCTCACCTTCGCGGTGAGTTTTTTGGTGGGGTTGCTCTACCTGTTTCAGGAGGGACGTTTGAAAAAACAGCGACCGATCCCGCCGTGGTTTCAGAGGATTCCCTCTCAGGAGATCATGGATCGAATTCACTACAAGGTTTTGAGTGTCGGTTTTCTTCTTCTCTCTCTCGGGATGCTTTTTGGCGCCTTTCTTTCGAAAAAGGTGTTTGGGAGGTTTTTTACCGATGATCCCAGGCAGATCGCCTCACTCTTTACCTGGGCGATTTATGCCTTCTTTTTAAATGTCCGGATTCGTTCCGGTTGGCGTGGGAGACGTGGAATCCTTCTTTCGTTAATCGGATTTATGACAGTAGTTTTGATCTTCTTAGGGATCCATCATCGAGGTTTATAA
- a CDS encoding glutamyl-tRNA reductase: protein MPFLVLGLSHRTAPLELREKLAVSGEKLSELLKGLVSSDDVQEALAISTCNRVETYLFAKHVERGAGWAKTLFVRLSSLSEEALTPHLYLKSEEKAIAHLFRVTAGLDSMVLGEPQIGGQVKEAYKIAVESKTTGSFLNRLVHRSLRVAKRVRNETAIGQYPVSVSYAAVILATKIFESLDEKTVLVLGAGEMGSLACRHLQERGVKKIIMVNRSLENAEALVGQFEGEARPLSLLDSSLEESDILISSLATETVFLKPDQVRKAMSRRKGRSMFLIDLGVPRNIDPEVNQIENVYLYDLDALQGIVLANQKEREKEARKAEGIIAEEVLLFQKSLQERSVAPTIEELKRKLEFIRHKETERYFSKHPHLTAGEREELNACTSAIVNKILHEPIVTMKAEEMEEERPYYIEILKKLFHLEGG, encoded by the coding sequence ATGCCATTTCTTGTTCTCGGCCTTTCGCATAGGACAGCCCCCCTGGAGCTCAGGGAAAAGCTTGCCGTTTCTGGAGAAAAACTCTCCGAGCTGCTTAAAGGGCTCGTTTCCTCGGACGATGTTCAGGAGGCGTTGGCGATCTCGACCTGCAATCGTGTCGAGACCTATCTTTTTGCGAAGCATGTGGAGCGGGGCGCCGGGTGGGCCAAGACCCTTTTTGTCCGTCTGAGTTCCTTGTCAGAAGAGGCGTTGACCCCACACCTTTATCTTAAAAGTGAAGAGAAGGCGATTGCCCACCTCTTTCGTGTGACGGCAGGGCTCGATTCCATGGTTCTTGGAGAGCCACAGATCGGGGGACAGGTGAAGGAGGCGTACAAAATCGCTGTTGAAAGCAAAACGACCGGAAGTTTTTTGAACAGACTCGTGCATCGTTCCTTGCGGGTCGCGAAGAGGGTACGCAACGAAACAGCGATTGGGCAGTACCCCGTTTCGGTAAGTTATGCGGCGGTGATTCTGGCTACCAAGATTTTTGAGAGTCTCGATGAAAAGACGGTTCTTGTCTTGGGGGCTGGGGAGATGGGGTCTCTCGCCTGTCGGCATCTTCAGGAGCGGGGGGTCAAAAAAATTATTATGGTGAATCGAAGCCTTGAAAATGCCGAGGCGCTGGTGGGTCAATTTGAAGGGGAAGCTCGCCCTTTGAGTCTTCTCGATTCTTCTTTGGAGGAGTCTGATATCCTCATCTCGTCTCTGGCAACCGAGACTGTTTTTCTTAAACCGGACCAGGTCCGTAAGGCGATGTCACGACGGAAGGGGCGCTCGATGTTCCTGATCGATCTGGGTGTCCCGCGCAATATCGATCCGGAGGTGAACCAGATTGAGAATGTTTATCTCTATGATTTGGATGCCCTTCAGGGGATTGTCCTCGCGAATCAAAAGGAGCGCGAGAAGGAGGCTCGAAAGGCGGAGGGGATTATTGCTGAAGAGGTCCTTCTGTTTCAAAAGAGTCTTCAGGAAAGATCTGTCGCCCCGACTATTGAGGAACTGAAAAGGAAGCTGGAATTTATCAGACATAAAGAGACGGAGCGTTATTTTTCAAAACACCCTCATCTGACCGCTGGAGAGCGCGAGGAACTGAATGCCTGCACATCGGCAATTGTGAACAAGATCCTTCACGAACCGATAGTGACGATGAAGGCGGAAGAGATGGAAGAAGAGAGACCTTATTATATTGAGATCCTGAAAAAACTTTTTCACCTGGAAGGGGGATAA